Proteins encoded together in one Pontiella desulfatans window:
- a CDS encoding arylsulfatase has translation MKNAMLYVVAVLAVVGVEAKSLKGSRPNVILVMTDDQGMGDLSCMGNPLLKTPNLDRFHAMSTRFREFHVSPTCAPTRSAIFSGRHEFRNGVTHTIKEREMMALSTTTFPKLLSKNGYETGIFGKWHLGDEYEHQPYNRGFTEVFIHGAGGIGQSYQGSCADFPPNQMKQGKYFDNVILHNDTIVQTEGFCTDVFFQAALGWIKKQHEAGQPFFAYIAPNAPHGPMLAPEKYKKRWLDAGWDANVAGRYGMIENIDDNVGLLMDKLDEWKAWDNTLVIFMTDNGQAGRSGKKNGKSEKLFTAGFKTGKGSPYEGGTHVPAFWRWKGVLGEGVDIDALVAHIDFYKTFCELTGTTIPDGIQQIDGRSLLPLLENPESKWADRELFTHCGRWDKGEDPNLSRDKNTKWAVRTQKWRLVGDELYDIENDPFEASNVASEHPEVAERLHKAYLQWWQETVPLMVNEDRPYAKEHPQEVRYEKQKAERGIPDWKAPQL, from the coding sequence ATGAAAAACGCAATGTTGTATGTGGTGGCCGTGCTGGCCGTGGTGGGCGTCGAGGCGAAATCGCTCAAAGGCAGTCGCCCGAACGTGATTTTGGTGATGACGGACGATCAGGGCATGGGCGATCTTTCGTGCATGGGCAACCCCCTGCTGAAGACGCCGAACCTCGACCGGTTCCATGCCATGTCGACGCGCTTCCGCGAGTTTCATGTGAGCCCGACCTGCGCACCGACCCGGTCGGCCATCTTCAGCGGTCGCCACGAGTTCCGCAACGGCGTCACGCACACCATCAAGGAGCGGGAGATGATGGCGCTCTCCACCACCACCTTCCCGAAGCTGCTCTCGAAGAACGGGTACGAAACCGGAATCTTCGGCAAGTGGCATTTGGGCGATGAGTATGAGCACCAGCCCTACAACCGCGGCTTCACCGAAGTCTTCATCCACGGGGCGGGCGGCATTGGCCAATCCTACCAAGGCAGCTGCGCCGACTTTCCGCCCAACCAGATGAAACAGGGGAAATATTTCGACAACGTGATCCTGCACAACGATACCATCGTCCAGACCGAAGGCTTCTGCACGGATGTCTTTTTCCAGGCGGCGCTCGGGTGGATCAAGAAACAGCACGAAGCGGGGCAGCCCTTCTTCGCCTACATTGCCCCCAACGCACCGCATGGCCCCATGCTCGCTCCGGAAAAATACAAGAAGCGCTGGCTCGATGCGGGCTGGGACGCAAACGTCGCCGGGCGCTACGGCATGATTGAAAACATCGACGACAACGTGGGCCTGCTCATGGATAAACTGGATGAATGGAAGGCCTGGGACAACACCCTGGTGATCTTCATGACGGACAACGGGCAGGCCGGGCGCAGCGGAAAGAAAAACGGCAAGTCGGAAAAACTTTTCACGGCGGGATTCAAAACCGGAAAGGGTTCCCCCTACGAAGGCGGCACGCATGTTCCGGCCTTCTGGCGCTGGAAGGGCGTGCTGGGCGAGGGCGTCGATATCGACGCCTTGGTGGCGCACATCGATTTCTATAAAACCTTCTGCGAGCTCACGGGAACAACGATTCCCGACGGCATCCAGCAGATCGACGGACGCTCCCTGCTGCCGCTGCTCGAAAACCCCGAATCCAAGTGGGCCGACCGCGAGCTATTCACGCATTGCGGGCGCTGGGACAAGGGGGAGGATCCGAATCTTTCCCGCGACAAGAACACCAAGTGGGCGGTGCGGACACAAAAGTGGCGCCTGGTTGGCGATGAGCTATACGACATCGAAAACGATCCTTTCGAGGCGAGCAATGTGGCATCCGAACATCCGGAAGTGGCGGAACGCTTGCACAAGGCCTATCTCCAATGGTGGCAGGAAACCGTCCCGCTCATGGTCAACGAAGACCGCCCCTATGCCAAGGAGCACCCGCAGGAAGTCCGCTACGAAAAGCAGAAGGCCGAACGCGGGATTCCCGACTGGAAAGCGCCGCAGCTCTAG
- a CDS encoding sulfatase has protein sequence MPTVVLLATVLGCNAAKRPNILFIAVDDLRPELGCYGSEIAITPNIDKLAADGLLFNRAYCQEPICGPSRASLMCGARPDTIGVVENHAHFRELNPNIVTLSQHFIANGYEAAEVGKIFHSAKFADQEFSWSREPAKTNLPKPVTYALPENRAIVAANQKRLAAKYGAENIKGTGIVQGPAYECADVPDTTYRDGRNAQIAIDTIKEMLQNQDKPFFMGMGFYKPHLSFIAPKKYWDLYEREKIPLSNQPDAPMHGSAMGLHPSFEMRVRHGVPKDGKPFSPEQSRTYKHAYLACVSYIDAQIGMVIEALEEAGARDNTVIILWGDHGWHLGDMGIWGKATNYEIATRVPLMIWTPDMPKGSRGKTTEALVELVDMYPTLCELAGLEKPGHLEGTSFAPLLKNPSGKWKKAAFTQFPNPALREWAANPLSPFMRETFFGPLILEIENKIKQQQGGKWDRDLFENHLMGYAMRTERYRFIAWKDTQHPDAEPLFVELYDHKTDPTETKNVAEQQPELVADLLIQLSTGWKGALPNGAEAK, from the coding sequence ATGCCTACCGTGGTTCTGTTGGCCACCGTTCTTGGATGCAATGCGGCCAAAAGGCCCAACATTCTTTTCATTGCCGTTGATGACCTCCGTCCGGAGCTCGGTTGCTATGGATCGGAAATCGCGATTACTCCGAACATCGACAAGCTGGCCGCCGATGGCCTGCTGTTCAACCGCGCCTATTGCCAGGAACCGATCTGCGGGCCGTCCCGCGCCAGCCTGATGTGCGGCGCCCGGCCGGATACGATCGGCGTGGTGGAAAACCATGCCCACTTCCGCGAGTTGAACCCAAACATCGTGACCCTTTCGCAGCACTTCATCGCCAACGGCTACGAGGCCGCCGAGGTCGGAAAGATCTTCCACAGCGCCAAGTTTGCGGATCAGGAATTTTCCTGGAGCCGCGAACCGGCCAAGACCAACCTGCCGAAGCCGGTAACCTATGCGTTGCCCGAAAACCGCGCCATCGTTGCCGCCAACCAGAAGCGGCTCGCGGCGAAATACGGGGCCGAAAACATCAAGGGCACCGGTATTGTGCAGGGCCCCGCCTACGAGTGCGCCGACGTGCCGGACACCACCTACCGCGATGGACGCAACGCGCAGATCGCCATCGATACGATCAAGGAGATGCTTCAGAACCAGGACAAGCCGTTCTTCATGGGCATGGGATTCTACAAACCGCACCTCAGTTTCATTGCGCCCAAGAAATACTGGGACCTCTACGAGCGCGAAAAGATTCCGCTTTCCAATCAACCCGACGCTCCGATGCATGGCTCCGCTATGGGGCTTCATCCCTCGTTCGAGATGCGCGTCCGCCACGGGGTGCCCAAGGACGGGAAGCCGTTTAGCCCCGAACAGTCCAGAACCTACAAGCATGCCTATCTCGCTTGCGTGAGTTATATCGACGCGCAGATCGGCATGGTGATCGAAGCCCTCGAGGAAGCGGGTGCCCGCGACAACACCGTGATCATTCTTTGGGGCGACCACGGCTGGCACCTCGGCGACATGGGAATCTGGGGCAAGGCCACCAACTATGAAATCGCCACGCGCGTTCCGCTGATGATCTGGACGCCGGACATGCCGAAGGGCAGCCGGGGTAAAACCACCGAGGCGTTGGTTGAGCTGGTTGATATGTATCCGACCCTGTGCGAGCTGGCCGGCCTTGAAAAGCCCGGGCACCTCGAAGGCACCAGTTTTGCCCCGTTGCTGAAGAATCCATCCGGGAAATGGAAGAAGGCGGCCTTTACCCAGTTTCCGAATCCGGCGTTGCGCGAATGGGCGGCCAACCCGCTCTCGCCGTTCATGCGCGAAACCTTTTTCGGCCCCTTGATCCTGGAGATCGAGAACAAGATCAAGCAGCAGCAGGGCGGAAAGTGGGATCGCGACCTGTTCGAAAACCATCTGATGGGCTATGCCATGCGGACCGAACGCTACCGGTTCATTGCGTGGAAGGATACGCAGCATCCCGATGCCGAGCCGCTGTTCGTCGAACTTTACGACCACAAAACCGACCCGACCGAAACAAAAAACGTTGCGGAGCAACAACCCGAACTCGTCGCCGATCTGCTTATTCAGCTTTCCACGGGATGGAAGGGCGCCCTTCCCAATGGGGCGGAAGCAAAATAG
- a CDS encoding sodium:solute symporter family transporter — protein MQLADYIVIILYILGIVGAGLVFAGKMKNTKDMFAAGGQSPWWVSGLSGFMSMFTAGTFVVWGGIAYTYGFVAVAINMCYGVAAMMVGWFLAGYWRKLGVNSAAEFLQLRFGGSIVQFYTWFQGTIGIFAIGGAIYALSKIVCALMPLPEGHLLADPATGMLSVPFTSVMLCLVVILITFSGGLWAVLMTDVLQFVILVVSVVFVVPLILMKAGGWGGFISNVPEGFTSPVAADFSWWFLTGWVIIHFFKIGGEWSFVQRYTCVPTAKDAKKAAYIFGAMYLISPIFWMLPPLVYRTLNPAADVEQAYILSCKLVLPAGMMGLMVAAMASATASAATSQLNVFAGAFTTEVYQRLVNPVASDQRLVFIGRIFTVVLGLVVIAGSLLIPRYGYTRFILDLTTLLTGPLVLPTIWGLFSRKIGIKAVWSTTLIGFGSAALVKFALPEALAPYARIADLTSGILVPFIVLVILELVEKHEHPGWQKVMESKLAFHETEAVQSSSLPAKMVAITLAAIASAMTILAFINRQELKVLLSFALILFVISGTIFSIIRNKNNKT, from the coding sequence ATGCAACTTGCCGACTACATCGTGATCATCCTCTACATCCTCGGGATCGTCGGTGCCGGCCTGGTGTTCGCCGGGAAGATGAAAAACACCAAGGACATGTTCGCCGCCGGCGGGCAGTCGCCGTGGTGGGTGTCCGGACTTTCCGGATTCATGTCCATGTTTACCGCCGGCACCTTCGTGGTGTGGGGCGGCATTGCCTATACATATGGTTTTGTCGCCGTTGCCATCAACATGTGCTACGGCGTGGCGGCGATGATGGTCGGCTGGTTCCTGGCCGGCTATTGGCGCAAGCTCGGCGTCAACTCGGCCGCGGAATTCCTGCAACTGCGGTTCGGCGGATCGATTGTCCAGTTCTACACCTGGTTCCAGGGCACCATCGGCATCTTCGCCATCGGCGGCGCCATCTATGCGCTTTCCAAGATTGTCTGCGCGCTAATGCCGCTACCCGAGGGGCATCTGCTGGCCGACCCGGCCACCGGAATGCTCTCCGTTCCGTTCACCTCGGTGATGCTTTGCCTGGTCGTGATCCTCATCACGTTTTCTGGCGGGCTTTGGGCGGTGCTGATGACCGACGTGCTCCAGTTTGTGATTCTGGTGGTGTCGGTGGTGTTCGTCGTTCCCCTGATCCTTATGAAGGCTGGGGGGTGGGGCGGCTTCATCTCAAATGTTCCGGAAGGATTCACCTCGCCGGTGGCCGCCGACTTTTCGTGGTGGTTCCTGACGGGGTGGGTGATCATCCACTTCTTTAAAATCGGCGGAGAATGGAGCTTTGTCCAGCGCTACACCTGCGTGCCCACCGCAAAGGATGCCAAGAAGGCGGCGTATATCTTCGGAGCCATGTATCTGATCAGCCCGATCTTCTGGATGCTGCCGCCGCTGGTCTATCGCACGCTCAATCCGGCGGCCGATGTGGAGCAGGCCTACATTCTTTCCTGCAAGCTCGTGCTGCCCGCCGGCATGATGGGCCTGATGGTTGCCGCCATGGCATCCGCCACCGCCAGTGCGGCAACCTCGCAACTCAACGTTTTTGCCGGTGCCTTCACCACCGAGGTGTACCAGCGCCTTGTTAATCCGGTGGCTTCGGACCAGCGCCTTGTTTTCATTGGCCGCATCTTCACCGTAGTTTTGGGATTGGTGGTTATTGCCGGTTCCTTGCTGATTCCGCGCTATGGCTACACCCGGTTCATCCTCGACCTCACAACCTTGCTGACCGGCCCGTTGGTGCTGCCGACGATCTGGGGACTGTTCTCGAGGAAGATCGGGATCAAGGCGGTTTGGAGCACCACGCTCATCGGATTTGGTAGTGCGGCATTGGTCAAATTCGCGTTGCCGGAAGCCTTGGCTCCCTACGCCCGTATCGCCGACCTGACCTCTGGCATTCTGGTGCCGTTCATCGTATTGGTTATCCTGGAGTTGGTTGAAAAGCACGAGCATCCCGGCTGGCAAAAGGTTATGGAGTCGAAGCTGGCCTTCCACGAAACGGAAGCCGTTCAATCGTCCAGTCTTCCGGCCAAGATGGTGGCGATCACGCTGGCGGCCATCGCCTCGGCTATGACCATCCTCGCCTTCATCAACCGACAGGAACTCAAGGTGCTCCTCTCCTTTGCCCTCATCCTTTTCGTTATTTCAGGAACCATTTTTTCCATTATCCGGAACAAGAATAATAAGACATAA
- a CDS encoding glycoside hydrolase family 127 protein produces MRTLTVIMFGIIQASLAVAEQKGIINNSQSPNVKFRSTDIGDCRWTDGFWGEKYKLCEDVMVPHMGEILTGEVGFALDNFKIAAGMKEGQHQGMKWHDGDFYKWMEACVYVYANNKDPKILKQLDGYIEIIGKAQAEDGYLSTQTQIKGTPDRWTNRQLHEMYNSGHLLTSACIHHRVTGQDNFLKIAIKHADFLHKTFVPCPEELKRFGFNQTQIMGLVELYRTTGDQRYLQLAEQFINLRGQSKVEPAPYANHKHIGDMVQERTPLRKAKEAAGHAVLALYYYAGAADVYAETGERALIKALDRMWDSVVNHKMYITGACGQTHHGVSTKVDMVHEAFIGDYMMPNASAYNETCANICNGMFSYRMLGIHGESKYADIVELVSYNTLSGISQEGTHYFYTNPLRRTFDKEMDSTDYENRVPYIPCFCCPPNLVRTIAKISNWAYSLTDHGVAVNLYGGNVLNTRQLDGSVLKLRQETNYPWEGAVKLTIESCKEEPFDLLVRIPEWAGGTTVKVNGEDAGVEVKAGRYATVNRVWKRGDAVELDIPMEAKLMVGHPLIEETRNQAAIKRGPLVYCMETPDLPEGTSILDVYLPADIKLTPSHDPKLTDGATTLSGKVLLHADQKNDMYAALKKPNWKPIETQFVPYYAWSNRGTAEMTVFLPLVWEY; encoded by the coding sequence ATGAGAACGCTGACCGTCATCATGTTCGGCATCATTCAGGCCAGTCTGGCCGTTGCCGAGCAAAAAGGCATCATTAATAATTCGCAGAGCCCGAACGTGAAGTTCAGGAGCACCGATATTGGCGATTGCCGATGGACGGACGGCTTCTGGGGCGAGAAATACAAACTTTGCGAAGACGTCATGGTTCCGCACATGGGCGAGATCCTGACCGGCGAGGTTGGCTTCGCGCTCGACAACTTTAAAATTGCGGCGGGAATGAAGGAGGGCCAGCACCAAGGCATGAAGTGGCACGACGGCGATTTCTACAAATGGATGGAAGCCTGCGTGTATGTCTATGCCAACAACAAGGATCCCAAAATCCTGAAGCAGCTTGACGGCTACATAGAAATCATCGGCAAGGCCCAGGCAGAGGACGGCTACCTTTCGACACAGACGCAGATCAAGGGGACACCGGATCGGTGGACGAACCGCCAATTGCACGAGATGTATAACTCGGGCCATCTGTTGACGAGCGCCTGCATCCACCACCGAGTAACCGGCCAGGACAACTTCCTGAAGATTGCCATCAAGCATGCCGACTTCCTGCACAAAACCTTTGTCCCGTGTCCGGAGGAGTTGAAGCGGTTCGGTTTCAACCAGACCCAGATCATGGGCTTGGTGGAGCTCTATCGCACGACGGGCGACCAACGCTACCTGCAATTGGCCGAACAGTTCATCAACCTGCGCGGGCAATCGAAGGTGGAGCCTGCTCCCTATGCGAACCACAAGCACATCGGCGACATGGTCCAGGAGCGCACGCCGTTGCGCAAGGCCAAGGAAGCGGCCGGCCATGCCGTGCTTGCGCTCTACTACTATGCCGGTGCGGCCGACGTCTATGCGGAGACCGGCGAGCGGGCATTGATCAAGGCGCTCGACCGCATGTGGGATAGTGTGGTGAACCATAAGATGTACATCACCGGCGCCTGCGGCCAGACGCACCACGGGGTGTCCACCAAGGTGGACATGGTGCACGAAGCCTTCATTGGCGATTACATGATGCCGAATGCTTCGGCCTACAACGAAACCTGCGCGAACATCTGCAACGGCATGTTCAGCTACCGCATGCTGGGGATCCACGGCGAATCGAAATATGCCGACATCGTGGAGCTGGTTTCCTACAACACGCTCTCCGGCATCAGCCAGGAAGGCACGCACTATTTCTACACCAACCCCTTGCGCCGCACGTTCGACAAGGAGATGGACTCCACCGACTATGAAAACCGTGTCCCCTACATCCCCTGCTTCTGCTGCCCGCCGAATCTCGTGCGCACCATCGCCAAGATTTCCAACTGGGCCTATAGTTTGACGGACCACGGTGTGGCTGTGAACCTCTATGGCGGAAACGTGCTCAACACCAGGCAACTCGACGGTTCCGTGCTCAAGCTCAGGCAGGAGACCAACTATCCGTGGGAGGGTGCCGTCAAGCTTACCATCGAATCCTGCAAGGAAGAGCCGTTCGATCTGCTCGTGCGTATTCCGGAATGGGCGGGAGGAACCACGGTCAAGGTGAACGGCGAGGATGCCGGCGTCGAGGTGAAGGCCGGTCGCTACGCCACGGTCAACCGCGTGTGGAAGCGTGGCGATGCGGTTGAACTCGACATCCCGATGGAAGCGAAGTTGATGGTCGGCCATCCGCTGATCGAGGAAACCCGCAACCAGGCGGCCATCAAGCGCGGCCCGTTGGTCTACTGCATGGAAACGCCCGACCTGCCTGAAGGCACGTCCATTCTGGATGTCTACCTGCCTGCCGACATCAAGTTGACGCCGTCGCATGACCCGAAGCTCACCGATGGCGCCACCACGCTGAGCGGCAAGGTGCTGCTGCATGCCGACCAAAAGAACGATATGTATGCCGCCCTGAAGAAGCCAAACTGGAAACCAATCGAGACCCAGTTTGTTCCGTATTATGCCTGGAGCAACCGGGGTACCGCCGAAATGACCGTTTTCCTGCCACTGGTTTGGGAGTACTGA
- a CDS encoding nitroreductase family protein: MKFIELAEKRCSIRSFKSDSVPEEMLNEVLQAGNLAPTAKNLQPFQLIVVRAGSGLDALAKAYPAPFLREAPVVIVVCVEAEKGWVRTRHDQKNYAEVDAAIATDHMTLAAADLGLGSCWIGAFDPAQVSAAMALPEGVQPLAMLPLGFPNEKGREKNRKSLDELVRYEHW, translated from the coding sequence ATGAAATTCATAGAACTTGCCGAAAAGCGCTGTAGTATACGCAGCTTTAAATCCGATTCCGTTCCGGAGGAGATGCTTAACGAAGTCTTGCAGGCTGGCAACCTGGCACCGACCGCCAAAAACCTGCAACCGTTCCAACTCATTGTTGTGCGCGCCGGTTCCGGCTTGGATGCGCTGGCCAAGGCCTATCCCGCGCCTTTCCTGCGCGAGGCCCCGGTGGTGATCGTTGTTTGCGTTGAAGCGGAAAAAGGCTGGGTGCGTACCCGCCACGACCAAAAGAACTATGCGGAAGTCGATGCGGCGATCGCGACCGACCACATGACCCTGGCCGCCGCCGACCTGGGGCTGGGCAGCTGCTGGATCGGGGCTTTCGATCCCGCGCAGGTTTCCGCGGCGATGGCTTTGCCGGAAGGCGTGCAGCCGCTCGCGATGCTGCCGCTCGGATTCCCCAACGAAAAGGGGCGCGAAAAAAACCGCAAGTCGCTTGATGAATTGGTTCGGTATGAGCACTGGTAG
- a CDS encoding fatty acid desaturase, with the protein MSNERIKWYRTPVEKTVMQELLKRNDARGLAQCLSIIALSIATGSLAYYSFHHWPWWITVATVYIHGVFYTFAGDHAAIHELSHGTPFKTKALNEFFIKLFAFCSWINYVQYRTSHMQHHQVTVHTDRDLEVQLPWTVSRLEWLGYWTVDVKRMIEKIGYIVRHSFGNLHTEWEHRLFPESDFKLRKKLFGWARVVLVGQLALAGIFMATGQWFLLLLFTFAPYIGSILAWAVTVPQHAGLPPDVPDFRMNCRSVKVDPFTRFLHWQMDYHVEHHMFAGVPFFNLKKLRKVIELDIPAYEGLLATWKKLLPVMRKQRTDPSFTTTP; encoded by the coding sequence ATGTCGAACGAACGAATCAAATGGTACCGCACACCGGTTGAAAAAACGGTGATGCAGGAACTGCTCAAACGAAACGATGCTAGAGGATTGGCGCAGTGCCTCTCCATCATTGCCCTATCCATCGCGACGGGATCGCTGGCCTACTACTCGTTCCATCACTGGCCGTGGTGGATTACTGTGGCGACGGTGTATATCCATGGCGTGTTCTACACCTTTGCGGGCGACCACGCAGCGATCCACGAGCTGTCGCACGGCACCCCCTTCAAAACCAAGGCGCTCAACGAATTCTTCATTAAGCTGTTCGCCTTCTGCAGCTGGATCAACTATGTGCAATACCGCACCAGCCACATGCAGCACCATCAAGTGACGGTTCATACCGACCGCGACCTGGAAGTTCAACTGCCCTGGACGGTCAGCCGGCTTGAATGGCTCGGCTACTGGACGGTCGATGTTAAACGGATGATCGAAAAGATCGGCTACATCGTTCGCCACAGTTTCGGTAACCTGCACACCGAATGGGAGCATCGACTCTTTCCCGAATCCGATTTCAAGCTGCGCAAGAAACTGTTCGGTTGGGCCCGCGTGGTTTTAGTTGGACAGCTGGCCCTGGCCGGCATCTTCATGGCCACCGGGCAGTGGTTCCTGTTGCTCCTGTTCACCTTCGCACCCTATATCGGAAGCATTCTCGCATGGGCGGTCACCGTGCCCCAGCACGCCGGCCTGCCGCCGGATGTTCCCGATTTCCGCATGAATTGCCGGTCGGTGAAGGTCGATCCCTTCACCCGCTTTCTACATTGGCAGATGGACTACCATGTCGAACACCACATGTTTGCCGGCGTCCCGTTCTTCAACCTCAAGAAACTCCGCAAGGTAATCGAGCTCGATATTCCTGCCTACGAAGGGTTATTGGCGACCTGGAAAAAACTGTTGCCCGTGATGCGCAAGCAACGCACCGACCCATCATTTACCACCACACCATGA
- a CDS encoding AraC family transcriptional regulator produces the protein MRRSTKDILRVAILVDSTTSWSRLLIEGILEYSKRHGPWHIHLEPQPRDNKLHLPTDWMGDGIICRISSLEMARQLDALDLPVVNISGVQLTGVDYPRVITSPRSEARLVFETFRSRGFQRFAYVGDMEQDFVKRHFLILEKEFTEYGYSLRSFSPGRDGDLKEWLKSLPKPIGVLCWGPSLGHQVIDACQLTGINVPHDVAVLGSNYDELLSEASYPPQAGVRFASEQIGMTAASILDGMMHGKLPEKREWFLEPLGVVEKLSIDTVAVEDARMAKVMRYLGDHALEPITVDDVLKAHPMARRSLERKFRQLFGCSIVEHIRQLRVNHARKLLAETDKPITLVAEACGFSSYNYLNRIFKRATGQTPSEYRAQCRA, from the coding sequence ATGCGACGGAGTACAAAAGACATCCTGCGGGTCGCCATTCTGGTGGACTCAACCACCTCCTGGTCGAGGTTGCTCATTGAAGGCATTCTTGAATATTCCAAGCGGCACGGCCCGTGGCATATCCACCTGGAACCGCAACCGCGCGACAACAAACTGCATCTGCCCACGGATTGGATGGGCGACGGCATCATCTGCCGCATCTCATCCTTGGAGATGGCCCGGCAACTCGATGCGCTGGACTTGCCGGTCGTGAATATTTCCGGCGTTCAGTTAACGGGGGTTGATTATCCCCGCGTAATCACATCGCCCAGATCCGAGGCCCGGTTGGTTTTCGAAACCTTCCGCTCCCGCGGATTCCAGCGCTTTGCCTATGTGGGCGACATGGAACAGGATTTCGTGAAACGCCATTTTCTCATCCTGGAAAAGGAATTCACCGAATATGGATATTCGCTGCGGTCGTTTTCCCCGGGGCGGGACGGCGACTTGAAAGAGTGGTTGAAATCCCTGCCCAAGCCGATCGGGGTGCTCTGCTGGGGGCCTAGCCTCGGGCACCAGGTGATCGATGCCTGCCAGCTGACCGGCATCAATGTCCCGCACGATGTCGCCGTGCTGGGATCGAACTACGACGAGTTGCTGAGCGAAGCGTCCTATCCACCGCAGGCCGGGGTGAGGTTTGCCTCGGAACAGATCGGCATGACCGCCGCCTCCATCCTTGATGGCATGATGCACGGGAAATTGCCTGAAAAGCGCGAATGGTTCCTTGAGCCGTTGGGGGTGGTGGAAAAGCTTTCCATCGATACCGTGGCCGTGGAGGACGCCCGCATGGCCAAGGTGATGCGTTATCTCGGCGACCACGCCCTCGAACCCATCACGGTCGATGATGTGCTGAAGGCGCACCCCATGGCCCGCCGTTCCTTGGAGCGGAAATTCCGGCAGCTGTTCGGCTGTTCCATCGTTGAACACATCCGGCAGCTCCGCGTCAACCATGCCCGCAAGCTGCTGGCCGAAACCGACAAACCCATCACCCTCGTTGCCGAAGCATGTGGCTTTTCGTCATACAACTATCTCAACCGCATCTTCAAAAGAGCCACTGGCCAGACGCCCAGCGAATACCGCGCCCAATGCCGTGCCTGA
- a CDS encoding glycoside hydrolase family protein: MKRPIAIGMMPLPSSACLSDPGYYVWGASMVRDAQGLCHLLYSRWKKEFGFNAWVTHSGIAHAVSADPLGPYTHVDMALPVRGAGFWDGACTHNPSVLFHEGKYYLYYMGNTGDGKPAGSETSYNWTHRNRQRIGVAVADSPAGPWNRRDEPLVDVGAGSLMVSNPAVVARPDGGFLMIYKEVGTREPLPFGGPVVHRVALGEQPVGPFSTRPEPVFTSGTDGFPAEDPFVWVQGRKYRAILKDMEGRFSGVERALVLFESDDGLDWRVAEPCLVSDRTVKLADGTSRRYDYLERPQLHLEDGMPRILFCAARDGDETFNVHIPLIRECF; the protein is encoded by the coding sequence ATGAAACGCCCAATCGCCATAGGGATGATGCCCCTGCCGTCCAGCGCCTGCCTGTCGGACCCGGGTTATTATGTTTGGGGCGCGTCGATGGTGCGCGATGCGCAGGGCCTCTGCCATCTCCTCTATTCCCGCTGGAAAAAGGAGTTCGGGTTCAACGCATGGGTCACCCATTCCGGGATTGCCCATGCGGTTTCGGCGGATCCGCTCGGCCCATACACGCATGTCGATATGGCATTGCCGGTCCGGGGGGCGGGATTTTGGGATGGCGCATGCACGCATAATCCGTCCGTCTTGTTCCATGAGGGAAAATACTATCTCTACTATATGGGCAATACGGGCGATGGAAAACCGGCGGGCAGCGAAACATCGTACAACTGGACGCACCGCAACCGCCAGCGCATTGGCGTGGCGGTTGCCGACTCGCCTGCCGGCCCGTGGAACCGGCGGGATGAACCGTTGGTTGATGTGGGTGCCGGTTCGCTCATGGTTTCGAATCCGGCGGTGGTGGCCCGTCCCGATGGAGGATTCCTGATGATCTACAAGGAGGTCGGGACACGCGAACCCCTGCCGTTTGGCGGACCGGTGGTGCATCGGGTTGCCCTGGGCGAACAACCCGTCGGGCCGTTTTCCACCCGCCCGGAGCCGGTGTTCACTTCCGGAACGGACGGCTTCCCTGCCGAAGACCCCTTTGTCTGGGTGCAGGGAAGAAAATACCGCGCCATCCTCAAGGATATGGAGGGGCGCTTTTCAGGTGTTGAAAGGGCACTCGTGCTCTTTGAATCGGACGATGGGTTGGATTGGCGCGTGGCGGAGCCCTGCCTGGTCTCCGACCGAACCGTGAAGCTGGCCGACGGAACATCGAGGCGGTACGACTATCTGGAACGCCCGCAGCTTCATCTCGAAGACGGGATGCCCCGCATCCTGTTTTGTGCCGCGCGCGATGGCGACGAAACCTTTAATGTTCATATCCCTTTGATCCGTGAATGTTTTTGA